Proteins encoded in a region of the Sphingomonas japonica genome:
- a CDS encoding ThiF family adenylyltransferase — protein MSQQLISRSPDLLRLQEDGYEVAVVAGHLVVGNVPYVTPAGTVARGSLVSTLTLAGERTQRPDTHVAMFAGLTPCDSRGVPLSRIINSSARQVLGGGLAVDHMFSSKPAVGYYADYHEKMSTYAAILANEAAAIEPEATARTRRVVANDDPGSPFVYLDTATSRAGIGEVAQRLVGERVAIVGLGGTGSYVLDQVAKTPVDRIDLFDGDDFLQHNAFRAPGAASLDELHVRPTKVGYLAAIYSRMHRNVVPHAVRLEPDNLGLLAGATFVFLCLDDGDAKAAIIAELERLDLPFIDVGMGLHLVDGALVGQLRVTTSTPGMREQVRSKGRIPLQGAGLDDLYARNIQVADLNMVNAGLAVMRWKRLRGFYVDLEREHFSLYTLDGNHLLNEDRPGEAA, from the coding sequence ATGTCACAGCAACTGATAAGTCGTAGTCCCGACCTCCTGCGCCTGCAGGAGGATGGATACGAGGTGGCCGTCGTCGCCGGCCATCTGGTCGTGGGCAATGTTCCCTACGTCACCCCGGCGGGAACCGTGGCGCGCGGGTCGCTTGTCTCGACGCTGACGCTGGCGGGCGAGCGGACCCAGCGTCCGGACACCCACGTCGCGATGTTCGCGGGGCTCACGCCCTGCGACTCGCGAGGGGTGCCGCTGTCGCGGATCATCAACTCGAGCGCGCGGCAGGTGCTGGGCGGTGGGCTCGCCGTCGACCACATGTTCTCGAGCAAGCCGGCGGTCGGCTACTACGCCGACTACCACGAGAAGATGTCGACCTACGCTGCGATCCTCGCGAACGAGGCCGCCGCGATTGAGCCGGAGGCGACGGCGCGCACGCGCCGCGTGGTCGCCAACGACGATCCGGGCTCGCCGTTCGTCTATCTCGACACCGCCACGTCCCGCGCCGGCATCGGCGAGGTGGCGCAGCGGCTGGTGGGCGAACGGGTCGCGATTGTTGGGCTCGGCGGCACCGGCTCGTACGTGCTGGACCAGGTCGCCAAGACTCCCGTCGACCGCATCGACCTGTTCGATGGCGACGACTTCCTGCAGCACAACGCCTTCCGCGCGCCGGGCGCCGCCTCGCTCGACGAACTGCACGTCCGCCCCACCAAGGTCGGCTATCTGGCGGCGATCTACTCGCGGATGCACCGCAACGTCGTGCCCCACGCCGTCAGGCTCGAGCCGGACAACCTCGGCCTGCTCGCGGGCGCGACGTTCGTGTTCCTCTGCCTAGACGATGGCGACGCCAAGGCCGCCATCATCGCCGAGCTCGAGCGTCTCGACCTGCCCTTCATCGACGTGGGCATGGGTCTCCACCTCGTCGACGGCGCGCTCGTCGGCCAGCTGCGGGTGACGACGAGCACGCCGGGGATGCGCGAGCAGGTACGCTCGAAGGGCCGGATACCGCTGCAGGGCGCCGGACTCGACGACCTGTACGCCCGCAACATCCAGGTGGCTGATCTCAACATGGTCAACGCCGGGCTCGCCGTCATGCGCTGGAAGCGCCTCCGCGGGTTCTACGTCGATCTCGAGCGCGAGCACTTCTCTCTCTACACCCTCGACGGCAACCACCTGCTGAACGAGGATCGCCCCGGAGAGGCGGCGTGA
- a CDS encoding multiubiquitin domain-containing protein, protein MSKLIEYEVDGSALVTDDERVDGRAVRVAAGLVPASAFVLIRTDGGLAQSVGLEEPVTLSGGLRPVFRSFDSDHVNTLEVDERGWEWGADAISETDIRSIARIADDHELILDSDGDRPIARGAMVRLSGGGVERVRSRKAAPATISILVNARRREVKPGTISFEQLVALAFPAPPTGAQVAFTVSYRKGPPPRPEGSLVPGQSVHVIEGMTFHVTATDKS, encoded by the coding sequence ATGTCTAAACTGATTGAATACGAAGTCGACGGGTCGGCGCTGGTCACCGATGACGAGAGGGTCGATGGACGCGCGGTCCGCGTCGCGGCCGGCCTGGTGCCTGCTAGCGCGTTCGTGCTCATCCGCACCGACGGTGGCCTTGCACAGTCCGTCGGTCTGGAGGAACCGGTCACGCTTTCGGGGGGCCTGCGGCCGGTGTTCCGCTCCTTCGACAGCGATCACGTCAACACGCTCGAGGTCGACGAACGCGGCTGGGAGTGGGGTGCGGACGCGATCTCCGAGACGGACATCCGGTCGATCGCCCGTATCGCGGACGACCACGAGCTGATCCTCGACTCCGACGGCGACCGGCCGATCGCCCGCGGGGCAATGGTCCGTCTTTCCGGCGGCGGCGTCGAGCGCGTTCGTTCGCGTAAGGCCGCCCCTGCGACGATCTCGATCCTTGTCAACGCCCGCCGCCGCGAGGTGAAGCCCGGCACGATCAGCTTCGAGCAGCTCGTGGCGCTGGCCTTCCCGGCGCCTCCGACGGGAGCGCAGGTCGCGTTCACGGTCAGCTACCGCAAGGGCCCGCCGCCCCGCCCCGAGGGATCGCTCGTCCCCGGCCAGTCCGTCCACGTGATCGAGGGGATGACGTTCCATGTCACAGCAACTGATAAGTCGTAG
- a CDS encoding CBS domain-containing protein, giving the protein MPPTELTTIRDTLREGRAVNPVTVREFLSWFDAKRRGISIVARIREDLESLQLSTVPDFEEPWIDGLIAFHLVGVVEAEGHAAGSSIATAGGVALHASDAVQAEPEPEPTWEHREAGYRLSRFQAANKPVVSVTPDASLEQAVTTMMLNDFSQLPVMVGEREVKGVVTWSSIAMRSVLGEPGGRIADYAATPVVLDGDASIFDAIQAIVQHDFVLVRDRERRIAGIVTAADLSLQFRALSEPFLLLSEIETHVRNMIGQTFTVPELVAARDPGSTHEVHSVADLTFGEYVFLLRKPANWRRLGVRIDRAAFCEQLDRIRAIRNQVMHFDPDGLDESDIQVLQEFSVFLKRVEAIGG; this is encoded by the coding sequence GTGCCGCCGACCGAACTGACCACCATCCGCGACACGCTCCGCGAGGGACGGGCTGTCAATCCGGTCACCGTGCGCGAGTTTCTATCTTGGTTCGATGCGAAGCGTCGCGGCATCTCGATTGTCGCACGCATCCGCGAAGATCTGGAGTCGCTTCAGCTCTCTACGGTGCCTGACTTCGAGGAGCCGTGGATCGACGGATTAATCGCCTTCCACTTAGTTGGCGTCGTTGAGGCGGAGGGGCACGCCGCGGGCAGCTCCATCGCGACGGCCGGAGGAGTGGCGCTGCACGCGTCAGACGCAGTGCAAGCGGAACCGGAACCAGAACCCACTTGGGAGCACCGCGAAGCGGGCTACCGACTAAGCCGCTTCCAAGCGGCTAACAAGCCGGTCGTCTCAGTCACGCCTGACGCGAGCCTCGAGCAGGCGGTCACGACGATGATGCTCAATGACTTCAGCCAGTTGCCAGTAATGGTGGGCGAACGGGAGGTGAAAGGCGTCGTGACTTGGTCCTCGATCGCGATGCGCTCGGTGCTGGGCGAGCCCGGCGGGCGGATCGCCGACTACGCGGCCACGCCAGTAGTGCTCGACGGCGATGCGTCGATTTTTGACGCGATCCAAGCAATCGTACAGCACGATTTCGTGCTGGTACGCGACCGCGAGCGGCGGATCGCGGGCATAGTAACCGCCGCCGACCTTAGCCTTCAGTTCCGCGCGCTCTCAGAGCCGTTTCTCCTGCTGAGCGAGATCGAAACGCATGTGCGCAATATGATCGGACAGACCTTCACGGTCCCGGAGCTAGTCGCAGCCCGCGATCCCGGCAGCACGCACGAGGTCCACTCGGTCGCGGACCTCACTTTCGGCGAATACGTCTTCTTGCTGCGTAAGCCAGCGAACTGGAGACGCCTCGGCGTACGGATCGACCGCGCGGCGTTCTGCGAGCAGCTCGATCGGATCCGCGCCATCCGCAACCAAGTGATGCACTTCGACCCGGACGGCTTAGACGAAAGTGACATCCAGGTTCTTCAGGAATTTTCTGTCTTCCTGAAGCGGGTCGAGGCGATCGGCGGCTGA
- a CDS encoding SRPBCC domain-containing protein — MMNAIEWPESYLPGYADNFASNEAIVAGLTAAEIWPFLTEPTRWPSYYANSANVRFPNGDGPALTLGRRFSFDTFGFLINAEVVEYVAPVGGQPGRVGWHGWGGEGDGRLDVHHAWLIEDLQGDRVRILTQETQNGAPAKDLATTVPNPMLNGHQEWLDGLVAAARGTSGDGRAINASAGPRVVGH; from the coding sequence ATGATGAACGCGATCGAATGGCCGGAAAGTTACCTCCCCGGCTACGCCGACAATTTCGCCTCTAACGAAGCAATCGTCGCCGGCCTGACCGCCGCCGAGATTTGGCCATTCCTCACCGAGCCGACGCGCTGGCCGAGCTACTATGCCAACAGCGCCAACGTGCGCTTCCCTAACGGCGATGGCCCGGCGCTCACACTCGGCCGCCGCTTCTCCTTTGATACGTTCGGCTTCCTGATCAACGCCGAGGTGGTGGAGTACGTCGCCCCGGTGGGCGGCCAGCCCGGCCGGGTTGGTTGGCACGGATGGGGCGGCGAAGGGGATGGCCGCCTGGACGTCCACCACGCCTGGTTGATCGAGGACCTGCAGGGCGACCGTGTCCGCATCCTGACGCAGGAGACGCAGAACGGTGCGCCGGCCAAGGACTTGGCGACGACCGTGCCGAATCCCATGCTCAACGGTCACCAGGAATGGCTTGACGGGCTGGTTGCCGCAGCTCGCGGCACCAGCGGCGACGGCCGCGCCATTAATGCCTCGGCTGGGCCTAGGGTTGTCGGTCATTAA
- a CDS encoding enoyl-CoA hydratase/isomerase family protein yields the protein MTNFSNYRDGFPNARLTRSDSGVLEIALHTDGNSLVFNGHTHKQFVDLFHDVGQDQDNRVVILTGTGDAFMEEFSPDGIDFSPQGYNKIFREGRKVLMNILDIEVPMISAVNGPTRVHSEYVLLTDIVLATPETVFQDKPHLGMGVTAGDGVNLMWPEVIGSVRGRYFILTRQELDAATAKEWGAVNEVLPREALLPRAHEIAETLAALPNLTTSYARICLTQKLRRIIDEGVGYGLALEGISALEVARTQGA from the coding sequence ATGACGAACTTCAGCAATTACCGGGACGGATTTCCGAATGCCCGGCTGACGCGATCGGATAGTGGCGTGCTCGAGATAGCGCTCCATACCGATGGTAACAGCCTGGTCTTCAACGGGCACACGCACAAGCAGTTCGTGGACCTCTTCCACGACGTCGGGCAGGATCAGGATAACCGGGTCGTCATTCTTACCGGCACCGGCGACGCCTTCATGGAAGAGTTCTCGCCGGACGGCATCGATTTCTCCCCCCAGGGCTACAACAAGATCTTCCGCGAGGGCCGGAAGGTCCTCATGAACATCCTCGACATCGAGGTGCCGATGATCTCGGCGGTCAACGGGCCGACGAGAGTCCATTCCGAATACGTGCTCCTCACCGACATCGTCCTGGCGACCCCCGAGACGGTCTTCCAGGACAAGCCGCACCTCGGGATGGGGGTGACGGCCGGTGACGGCGTGAACCTCATGTGGCCGGAGGTCATCGGCAGCGTGAGGGGCAGATACTTCATCCTGACGCGGCAGGAGCTCGATGCCGCCACCGCGAAGGAGTGGGGCGCCGTCAACGAGGTCTTGCCGCGGGAGGCGCTCCTGCCGCGAGCCCACGAGATCGCGGAAACGCTCGCCGCGCTGCCCAACCTGACCACCAGCTACGCTCGCATCTGCCTCACGCAGAAGCTCCGCCGCATCATCGACGAGGGTGTCGGGTACGGGCTGGCTTTGGAGGGGATCAGTGCGTTGGAGGTCGCCAGGACGCAGGGGGCCTAA
- a CDS encoding NAD(P)H-dependent oxidoreductase: MKVLIVYAHPEPTSLTRQLVNVTAETLSAAGHTVMHSDLYGMRWKAVYDAHDFPTRANPERLSLIHEGGHAYASGHQLSDVAVEQQKLIAADAVILQFPMWWYSVPAIMKSWIERVFVWGFGFGYKDGTNNYRFGDGALKGKRALVEVQTGGGAADYGPRGINGPIEQLLFPLTHGALFYAGMDVLPTHAVHSTMSVTTAEKVEAIKDAWRERLAGLFTDTPISFRSQNGGDYPDRHTLADHVAPGQTGLVAHFADPGDA, translated from the coding sequence ATGAAGGTTCTCATCGTCTACGCGCACCCAGAACCCACTTCGCTGACACGGCAGTTGGTCAACGTGACCGCCGAGACGTTGTCGGCAGCGGGGCATACCGTGATGCATTCGGACCTCTACGGCATGAGGTGGAAGGCGGTGTACGACGCCCATGACTTCCCGACGCGTGCGAACCCCGAACGTCTGTCACTCATCCATGAGGGCGGCCACGCTTACGCAAGCGGGCACCAGTTGTCGGATGTGGCGGTCGAGCAGCAGAAGCTGATCGCGGCCGATGCCGTCATCCTGCAGTTCCCGATGTGGTGGTACTCGGTGCCCGCGATCATGAAGAGCTGGATAGAGCGGGTCTTCGTCTGGGGCTTCGGCTTCGGCTACAAGGACGGTACCAACAACTACCGTTTCGGCGACGGCGCCCTCAAGGGGAAGCGAGCGCTGGTCGAAGTGCAGACAGGCGGCGGGGCGGCCGACTATGGCCCGCGCGGTATCAATGGCCCGATCGAGCAACTGCTGTTCCCGCTCACCCATGGCGCGCTGTTCTACGCCGGCATGGACGTACTCCCAACGCACGCGGTCCATAGCACGATGAGCGTGACCACGGCGGAGAAGGTGGAGGCCATCAAGGACGCGTGGCGTGAGCGTCTAGCCGGACTGTTCACCGACACGCCAATTTCCTTCCGCTCGCAAAATGGCGGTGACTACCCCGATCGCCACACCTTGGCCGACCACGTCGCGCCGGGGCAGACCGGTCTCGTCGCGCACTTCGCCGATCCGGGCGACGCATAG
- a CDS encoding zinc-dependent alcohol dehydrogenase family protein, with protein MRAIQAYPQRGLDGLTLVDLPDPGEPGPDAIRVRVHATSLNFHDLGVVTGRLPSIDGRIPMADGAGVVEAIGSGVTEFKPGDHVVSTFFPTWLNGEATIADFATTPGDGIDGFAQEVVVAPATAFTRAPTGWSHAEAATLTTAGVTAWRALVVNGGLKAGDSVLVLGTGGVSIFALQIARAMGATVIATSSSDEKLERLRAMGAAHVINYRQDENWGDRAQDLTGGTGVDHVVEVGGPGTLAQSIKAARVGGHLSLIGVLTGMTGDVPTAMLMARQQRLQGLIVGSRRHQLDLIRGLDAVHALPVIDRSFPLAEIADAFRFQESGGHFGKIVVEF; from the coding sequence ATGAGAGCTATTCAGGCCTATCCGCAGCGGGGGCTCGACGGCCTGACGCTGGTGGACCTCCCGGACCCCGGTGAACCCGGGCCGGACGCCATCCGCGTGCGCGTGCACGCCACTTCCCTGAACTTCCACGATCTGGGTGTAGTGACGGGGCGGCTGCCGTCCATCGACGGTCGCATCCCCATGGCCGACGGCGCCGGAGTGGTGGAGGCGATCGGTTCCGGGGTCACGGAGTTCAAGCCCGGCGACCACGTCGTATCCACCTTCTTCCCGACCTGGCTGAACGGTGAGGCCACCATCGCCGACTTCGCCACCACTCCGGGCGACGGGATCGACGGCTTCGCCCAGGAGGTCGTGGTGGCGCCGGCCACGGCCTTCACGCGCGCCCCGACAGGCTGGAGCCACGCCGAAGCAGCGACCCTGACCACAGCTGGGGTGACGGCCTGGCGGGCCCTGGTGGTCAATGGCGGCCTCAAGGCCGGCGACAGCGTGTTGGTTCTCGGAACCGGTGGCGTGTCGATCTTCGCGCTGCAGATCGCGCGGGCAATGGGAGCCACGGTGATCGCGACTTCCTCCTCGGACGAGAAGCTGGAGCGGCTCCGCGCGATGGGCGCTGCGCACGTCATCAACTACCGCCAGGACGAGAACTGGGGCGACCGCGCGCAGGACCTGACGGGCGGCACGGGCGTGGACCATGTCGTGGAGGTAGGCGGCCCAGGAACACTGGCGCAGTCGATCAAGGCAGCCCGCGTCGGCGGCCACCTCTCCCTGATCGGCGTGCTGACCGGGATGACGGGTGACGTGCCGACAGCCATGCTCATGGCGCGGCAGCAGCGGCTTCAAGGCCTGATCGTCGGCAGTCGCCGGCACCAACTGGACCTGATCCGCGGTCTCGACGCCGTTCACGCCCTCCCGGTGATCGACCGCTCCTTTCCGCTGGCCGAAATCGCGGACGCCTTCCGGTTCCAGGAATCCGGCGGCCATTTCGGCAAGATCGTCGTCGAATTCTAG
- a CDS encoding LysR family transcriptional regulator, whose product MDTKNLDLGLLVTLETLLAERNVSRAARRLNLSQPALSARLARLRDALGDPLLIPGQRGMVLTQRALEMMQPLQEALESVRRVVERGAPFDPETLRSTVVIAASDYAQYALLARYSVALRTEAPMIRIAWRSMPDLLALATQLERGEVDLALARPETAPAGMRQRHLYEEEYVVIARQGHPAVRGTLDLDVFCALDHVVVSTRGGGFAGPTDAALEAIGRRRTVALSTSGFLIVPEIVLRSDMIAVVPRRIADGWSERVQVLEPPLHISGFAITCIWHERTTNHPAQSWLRDRLAALA is encoded by the coding sequence ATGGATACCAAGAACCTCGATCTCGGGCTTCTCGTGACGCTTGAGACCCTCCTTGCGGAGCGTAACGTCTCACGCGCCGCGCGCCGGCTGAACCTCAGCCAACCTGCCCTGTCGGCACGGTTGGCGCGGCTCCGTGATGCACTGGGCGATCCGCTACTGATCCCGGGACAGCGCGGGATGGTCCTGACCCAGCGGGCACTCGAGATGATGCAGCCGCTTCAGGAGGCACTGGAGAGTGTTCGCCGCGTCGTCGAGCGAGGAGCGCCGTTCGATCCGGAAACCCTGCGCTCGACCGTAGTGATCGCGGCGAGTGACTACGCCCAGTATGCGCTGCTCGCACGCTACTCGGTCGCCCTGCGGACCGAGGCGCCGATGATCCGCATCGCCTGGCGTTCCATGCCCGACCTGCTGGCACTCGCGACGCAGCTAGAGCGTGGCGAGGTGGACTTGGCCTTGGCGAGGCCCGAAACCGCGCCGGCGGGGATGCGCCAGCGCCACCTCTACGAGGAGGAGTATGTGGTCATCGCGCGACAGGGGCATCCGGCCGTGCGCGGTACCCTTGATCTGGACGTGTTCTGCGCGCTGGACCACGTCGTCGTTTCGACTCGGGGCGGAGGCTTTGCCGGGCCCACCGATGCGGCACTCGAAGCGATCGGCCGCCGTCGCACCGTCGCCTTGTCCACGTCGGGCTTCCTGATCGTGCCGGAGATCGTGTTACGATCCGACATGATCGCGGTGGTTCCACGTCGGATCGCAGACGGTTGGTCAGAGCGGGTGCAGGTGCTGGAACCGCCGCTCCACATATCCGGATTTGCCATTACCTGTATCTGGCACGAACGCACGACCAACCATCCGGCACAGAGTTGGCTACGTGACAGGCTCGCTGCGTTAGCTTGA
- a CDS encoding secondary thiamine-phosphate synthase enzyme YjbQ — protein sequence MRQSSAILTIDTRGQGLLEVTDRVEIWQRAQGADTGLLTIFCRHTSASLLIQENAAPEVRGDIERYFARLAPESNAYAHDDEGPDDMPAHLRTALTQVQLTIPVMHGDLALGTWQGIYLFEHRRLPHRRQLALHLLGE from the coding sequence ATGCGCCAATCATCCGCTATCCTCACTATCGACACCCGCGGGCAAGGCCTTCTCGAGGTCACCGATCGCGTTGAGATTTGGCAGCGTGCACAGGGCGCCGACACCGGTCTGCTGACAATCTTCTGCCGACATACGTCAGCGTCACTGCTGATCCAGGAGAACGCAGCCCCCGAGGTTCGCGGCGACATCGAGCGCTATTTCGCGAGGCTCGCGCCGGAGAGCAACGCCTATGCGCATGACGATGAAGGACCGGATGATATGCCGGCGCATCTGCGCACGGCACTGACGCAGGTCCAGCTGACGATCCCGGTGATGCACGGCGATCTGGCGCTGGGAACATGGCAAGGCATCTATCTCTTCGAGCACCGCCGCCTCCCGCATCGCCGCCAACTGGCGCTGCACCTTCTAGGGGAATAG
- a CDS encoding alpha-N-arabinofuranosidase, whose translation MLKNLFSAVAILAVTAATTLSAQELPVKVTIVADATGPRIDRNIFGQFAENLGTGIYGGVWVGEDSSIPNVRGIRTDVVAALKALKVASVRWPGGCFADEYHWRDGIGPRSKRSVTVNGSWGNALERNDFGTDEFFDFVEQIGSEAYISVNMGSGSVKEAADWLAYMTADPRTTAGAERAANGHPEPYRVKFLGIGNESWSCGGAYRAEYYVDEMKRYARFVRNLNLKQQGTDNPAGGSVAGSDPMQRIAVGPGTPGTDYTEAVMRAWKGHDWSWNIEGLSMHQYTWVAWPPAYASTGFGEREYATLIKDTLKMEDMIAIHSAVMDKYDPEKKVPLVIDEWGVWLAKLPGSRDGFLHQQNSIRDAIIASINLNMFARHAERVRMTAIAQMVNVLQAMILTDGPKMVLTPTYHLFKMYLPFQDATRLPISFDAGTYRYGDVSLPRIDAIAARAADGKLWIALTNIDPNEPARIDAQIDGTRFQNASGTVLTADQVDAVNTYNRPNAVIPKPAAARVTDGRMTLTLPPKSVTVLAVTP comes from the coding sequence TTGTTGAAGAATCTTTTCAGCGCGGTCGCGATACTAGCTGTGACAGCGGCGACGACGTTATCTGCACAAGAACTGCCGGTGAAAGTGACGATCGTGGCGGACGCCACCGGCCCCCGGATCGATCGCAATATCTTCGGGCAGTTTGCGGAGAATCTGGGGACCGGCATCTATGGGGGCGTCTGGGTCGGCGAGGATTCGTCAATTCCGAACGTGCGCGGCATCCGCACGGACGTGGTCGCCGCGCTCAAAGCTTTGAAGGTGGCCAGCGTCCGTTGGCCCGGGGGTTGCTTTGCTGACGAATATCATTGGCGCGACGGCATCGGTCCGCGATCGAAGCGCTCCGTGACCGTCAACGGCAGCTGGGGCAATGCACTCGAGAGGAATGATTTCGGAACCGATGAATTTTTCGACTTCGTCGAACAGATAGGCTCAGAGGCCTATATTTCGGTCAACATGGGGTCAGGTAGCGTCAAGGAGGCGGCCGATTGGCTAGCCTATATGACTGCCGATCCCCGCACGACCGCGGGAGCAGAGCGCGCCGCCAACGGTCATCCGGAACCCTATCGCGTCAAGTTTCTGGGTATCGGCAACGAGAGCTGGAGCTGCGGTGGCGCATATCGCGCCGAATATTATGTCGATGAGATGAAGCGGTACGCCCGCTTCGTCCGCAACTTGAACCTCAAGCAGCAGGGGACCGACAACCCCGCTGGCGGTTCGGTCGCAGGATCGGACCCGATGCAGCGGATCGCCGTCGGGCCGGGAACACCTGGTACCGACTATACCGAAGCGGTGATGCGCGCATGGAAGGGCCACGACTGGAGCTGGAACATCGAAGGGCTGTCGATGCACCAATATACCTGGGTCGCCTGGCCGCCGGCTTACGCCAGCACCGGCTTCGGCGAGCGCGAATATGCCACGCTGATCAAAGATACGCTGAAGATGGAGGACATGATCGCCATCCACTCGGCGGTAATGGATAAATACGACCCGGAAAAGAAGGTGCCGCTGGTCATCGACGAATGGGGAGTGTGGCTTGCCAAGCTACCAGGAAGCCGGGACGGATTCCTCCATCAGCAGAATTCGATCCGCGATGCGATCATCGCTTCGATCAACCTCAACATGTTCGCGCGCCATGCCGAACGCGTCCGCATGACGGCGATCGCCCAGATGGTGAATGTGCTGCAGGCGATGATCCTCACGGACGGGCCGAAAATGGTGCTGACGCCTACCTATCATCTGTTCAAGATGTACCTGCCGTTCCAGGATGCCACGCGGTTGCCGATCTCCTTCGACGCTGGCACCTATCGCTATGGCGATGTCAGCCTGCCGCGCATCGACGCGATCGCCGCGCGCGCCGCGGACGGAAAGCTGTGGATCGCGCTCACCAACATCGATCCTAACGAGCCGGCACGTATCGACGCGCAGATCGACGGTACTCGGTTTCAAAACGCTTCCGGCACCGTATTGACCGCCGACCAAGTCGATGCCGTCAACACATATAACAGGCCAAATGCCGTCATTCCAAAGCCGGCCGCCGCTCGTGTGACGGACGGTCGGATGACCCTCACATTGCCGCCAAAATCCGTCACGGTGTTGGCGGTTACCCCATAG
- a CDS encoding CHRD domain-containing protein, whose protein sequence is MIIVRVCRIAVPILTAASLGACATIAGTVGQTWTTALVGNQEVPGPGDRDGTGTAKVTADATTNTVCVDIQVRGISTPTAAHIHRGALGVAGPPVLPLTAPVDGSTKECLNVEKALAAAIIAAPYDYYVNVHTADFPAGAIRGQLAAN, encoded by the coding sequence ATGATTATTGTCCGCGTCTGCCGCATCGCCGTCCCGATCCTCACTGCCGCCTCGCTCGGGGCTTGCGCGACCATCGCCGGTACCGTCGGCCAGACCTGGACGACCGCGCTGGTGGGAAATCAGGAAGTGCCCGGCCCGGGCGATCGCGACGGCACCGGCACCGCCAAGGTGACCGCCGATGCGACCACGAACACTGTATGCGTGGATATCCAGGTGCGAGGCATCTCTACGCCGACCGCGGCGCACATCCACCGCGGCGCGCTGGGCGTCGCCGGACCGCCGGTGCTTCCGCTGACCGCCCCGGTCGACGGATCGACCAAGGAATGCCTCAATGTCGAAAAGGCGCTCGCCGCGGCGATCATCGCCGCGCCCTACGACTATTATGTCAATGTCCACACTGCCGATTTCCCGGCGGGCGCCATTCGCGGGCAGCTGGCGGCGAACTGA
- a CDS encoding cold-shock protein — translation MITGTVKFFNADKGYGFIAPDGGGNDAFVHISAVERAGMVTLQQDQRVQYELENDKRGKQAAVNLQAAD, via the coding sequence ATGATCACCGGAACCGTCAAGTTCTTCAATGCCGACAAGGGCTATGGCTTCATCGCGCCGGATGGCGGCGGCAACGATGCCTTCGTCCATATCAGCGCGGTCGAGCGTGCAGGCATGGTCACGCTTCAGCAGGACCAGCGCGTGCAGTACGAGCTCGAGAACGACAAGCGCGGCAAGCAGGCCGCGGTCAATCTCCAGGCTGCAGACTGA